Below is a genomic region from Miscanthus floridulus cultivar M001 chromosome 1, ASM1932011v1, whole genome shotgun sequence.
ACTCTTCTCAGTTATTCCTTTTTTAATCACTATGTGTTTCCCCATGAGTTAGGCACTTATTCTGTAAATTCTTTCTATCTGTTTTAGATGTCACCCAGCCGCTTCTTGTGGAGGTTGACCAAATCTATCACCTTGCTTGCCCTGCTTCACCAATCTTCTACAAGCACAATCCTGTTAAGGTATGCTAGTTCTCTGCTCTGTAAGAGGTGGTATATTGTTTCATAGTATTTCCTGATATTGGTTTTCGTAATTGTCTGAAACAGACCATCAAGACCAATGTTATTGGTACCCTGAACATGCTGGGACTTGCAAAGAGAGTTGGAGCTAGGTCAGTGTTCATCATGCCATTGATTCTTCCAGTACCTCATGTGAAAAACTCAATTACAGAATTTATTTGAATTGCAGGATTTTGTTGACATCGACCTCTGAAGTTTATGGTGATCCGCTTGAGCATCCTCAAACCGAGGCCTACTGGGGCAATGTTAACCCAATTGGTAAATTTGTTCATCTGACACTTGAAATATATTTGCTTTGTTTTTCATAAATTATCTTTCAAGTTTCAAGTTCTCTTACAGTTTTTATTTAACTTTTTTTCTATCAGGCGTCAGGAGCTGTTATGATGAGGGTAAGCGTGTAGCAGAGACGCTGATGTTCGACTATCACAGGCAGCATGGCATTGGTAATACTTCATCTTGCACTTAAACTTCAATATTAGCTCATAGCCCTCTTTGTTGTGTGATAACTCTGGGCTTATGATTTGTCCTTAATAATATTTATCATCTATGTCTGTAGAAATCCGAATTGCCAGGATTTTCAACACCTATGGGCCTAGGATGAACATTGATGATGGCCGTGTTGTTAGCAACTTCATTGCTCAGGCTGTGCGGTAATGCTTGTTgtatttcttttattttcttcccAGCTACTGCCAGATAGTTTTGGCAGCTAATCTTTTCACAATCTTGTAGTGGTGAGCCCCTGACTGTCCAGAGGCCCGGAACACAGACTAGGAGCTTCTGCTATGTTGCCGATATGGTTTGTCTAACATTGCATTCTCAATTGGTTTGTTGTTGGTCAGAACCCTGTCAGTGCATTATATCAACTATACCATTCATTGCAGGTTGATGGTCTTATTAAGCTGATGAATGGAAACAACACTGGACCGATTAACTTGGGGAACCCAGGTAAAATCCATCTGTATTTTCACTTTTGTTGCTACAGAGTGAGCTACTCAATCTGCGTTATCGTATATACATTCCTGTAGTAACAAAGTTGAGTCCCATCTTTCTGCTAAATGGTTGTAACTTGTGCCACAGGTGAATTCACCATGCTGGAACTTGCTGAGAATGTGAAGGAGGCAAGTTGGATTCTATATAATCGCAATGCTTTCCAAAGCTTGGTAAATCTTGACAGATTACTGACGTGCCTACTTAACTTTGCAGTTGATCAACCCAGATGTGACAGTGACGATGACCGAGAACACTCCTGATGATCCCCGCCAGAGGAAGCCAGACATCACAAAGGCGAAGGAAGTTCTGGGGTGGGAGCCCAAGATCGTCCTGAGGGACGGCTTGGTGCTCATGGAGGATGATTTCCGGGAGCGCCTGGCCGTGCCCAAGAAAACCAAGGCCTAAACTGCCCTGCGGTTGGCGAAGAATATCCACGGGGGAGCATACTCATAGTTGGGTTCGTCATTATTCGTGGCCACATTTCATTACGGAATTTGAGTTCCAATAAACGGAATATACCTTTGTCGTTCACCTTGAAGGATTGTATTATTAGAATTTTCATACAGGGCTGGCCGTTTGAGTCTGCCTACGCAGATCTTGTGGTACTTGTGTTTGTAGCCTATATGTACTCCCTGAGTCGATTATAGCAATGTTGATGCCATTTTGAGCTTTTTGTTCCTTTTTGCTGCCTGAGACTGACCGCCAGGCTGCGCTGCACATTTGTGATTGTAATGGAATTGCCATGGCATTATGGCAAGGTGTCGTTGTCTGTCTGAAATTCTGTAAACTGGAGTACTACCAGACTTCCAATCTCATGTGGCGTTTGGTTTTTccttctaaactttagtcactgtcTCAttagatgtttggacacatgcatggagtattaaatatagactaattacaaaactaattgtacagctTGCGAGACGAATGTAATTTatttcatgatttgacaatgtaatTTGTTTCGTGGAGtattgacggattatgtaatttatttttttattagtatctgaaacaCCCCCCCCTATTCTGGTTTCGGCGCTTTTCCAACAAGATCCGTGGTTCGGCGCTTTTCCAACGAGAAGACACAGGGTCCCAATCTAGTCTGGTTCGGCAATTTTCCAACGAGAAACACAGCTGGTGCCGTGGAACGACAGAACCTTCTTTTACCCGTTCACGACAGGACGTTCCTTTTCCTACAAGAGCAACTCCGATTGACAAAAACAACCAAGTTTTCCCCCAAAACTGTGGTgtctatatatatagagagagaaatAGGTAAAAAAACATGCTTCAGGGACGGAACAGAGGGAACATTTTCTTATCCATTCACATGTAGAGACGTAGAGTCCACATACAGAGAGGATAAGGTTTTATCAATCCACTGCAGGACCCATTGCTatgtttgaaaatttgttttcTCGGTCCTCTCAACATAGGGAATTGAGGACATGCTTGGCTGCCAAAGATTTAGCAGCAAAAATGGCTAAAAGTTGGACAAAATACTTGCCATAAATTTGACAAATCAAATATGAGATGTTATCAAATTTTGATAGCAAACCAAATGGTAGTAAAAAACTTAACCTTTCTAAGTTTTGTGCTAAGTAAATTTTGACCATTAACCAATCTTTTCTCAATCTGATGAATCGCTCCTAGCCGCGCTGAGACGACAGATTTGACTGCCCGTTACGCCGTTACGAACGGTAAACGTGACAGGAGTGTCACGAAGTTTCCCTGTGGTGCCTTCCCGCATCGCATCTGCCACCCGTGACGCAGGTGACGCGACGACTACGCGCAGGCATGGCTTATCCCAAAGCGAACAGGGCTTAACTAGCACTGCCCGCTTTTTTACTCCGTCCGGCCTCCGGGGCTCCGGGCAAGGGGAAGGGGTCGTGTTGGTGTCGGTGGCACTATCCGCCTGCCATCTTTTTTACTCCGTCCGGCCTCCGGGCAGTATTTGCGTTTGCGATACGAAACCAGCGTTTATAGCGCACAGAAAAAAAACATGATCACGTCCCAATGGGGCCAAAGCCATCTCTAGGAATGGGATGCAGACACCGACTGAGATCCGCATGATGCCTGCATCCCATCTGCTTAGTGCGAGAAGACCGACGCCTACCGACTTCCCGTCACGCCCCGTCTACGGTACCTGATCTGTGTGGCCTGTGTGGGGGCGTATGAGCTGCGAGAAGACGCCTACCAACTTCCCGTCACGCCCCGTCTACGGTACCTGATCTGTGTGGCCTGTGTACCTGAGCTGTGTGTGGCCTGTAGGGGCGTATGAGCTGCGAGAAGACGCCTACCTACTTCGTGTCACGCCCGTCCACGTTAGCTGTCTGAGCTGTGGCCTGTGGAGCGTGTGAGCTCCGGGCACCCGCACCGGGGGCCGCGACTCCGGCAGCGAGACTGCGAGAGCACGCAAGACGGCAAGAGCCGCCGCCGCGTGTGCTGGACGGACGGAACAGACGGGCGCGTCCACGCGGCAGGCTatctcaacaacaacaacgtTCAAAATACAAGATCTATTCATCTTTAAATAGCGCTACAAACAAAAGATTCAATATATATTCAACATTTTCTCCAACgacaaaatccaaaaaaaaattcttcGTATAAATAGGTTTCCAGAAAAAAGACTATATTTAAATTGTGCCTCTTAAACAACATAACATAGATCTTCCGTATAGATATCCGATGGAGGCTGATCTTGAGTCTATGCCTATTTTGAGTGCTTGTCGAagcctattcgtttggctgtagctcgtcgtaaatgatcgtaaattttcagccagaacagtatttttctctcatataaatcaaccaacagtactttccaTAAACACACAATGATAAAAACCAGCCAACCGGCTGAGTCAGGGTTAAAGATGGCAGCGGGCGTGGTGCCCGCGAATACTGCCTTCTTATGCCCGCGCCCGCCAGCTAAATctctcgcccgcgcccgcgcccgcgaccCGCCACGGGCAACAAACCACGCCCGCGCCCTCCATCCGC
It encodes:
- the LOC136547417 gene encoding UDP-glucuronic acid decarboxylase 6, producing the protein MAQKETNGSNGEHISTRPPPTPSPLRFSKFFQANLRILVTGGAGFIGSHLVDKLMENEKHEVIVADNFFTGSKDNLKKWIGHPRFELIRHDVTQPLLVEVDQIYHLACPASPIFYKHNPVKTIKTNVIGTLNMLGLAKRVGARILLTSTSEVYGDPLEHPQTEAYWGNVNPIGVRSCYDEGKRVAETLMFDYHRQHGIEIRIARIFNTYGPRMNIDDGRVVSNFIAQAVRGEPLTVQRPGTQTRSFCYVADMVDGLIKLMNGNNTGPINLGNPGEFTMLELAENVKELINPDVTVTMTENTPDDPRQRKPDITKAKEVLGWEPKIVLRDGLVLMEDDFRERLAVPKKTKA